In Drosophila santomea strain STO CAGO 1482 chromosome 2L, Prin_Dsan_1.1, whole genome shotgun sequence, a single window of DNA contains:
- the LOC120454075 gene encoding inactive serine protease scarface codes for MTVSKFRERLALFITLAVVASASGDYQANMFLNGQYQNGIKDQKANHLSVNPSTNVFLNHAIISRQASPFQGPTYLPPKEFLKCAPGQQCVRNGQCLNGFFGQQLPKIQNCDPETTVCCTYRAPATTTTTTTPVPVAVCDHDSDCVTPENCRNGEISAVNYVKKQGTNHCPAPDICCRIPSTTLTEDGYIFNLPKKIFPLPTKPTVPAVHSTQAPFRPEATAAVTANRPTIEYLPPSTTQHPSYENVQTSRRPVYLPPSPAPESASSLIPQIRPKTEPRPQPTRQPSNEYLPPAVANEIPRFEPDHYPQPSNEKPIYRGEDLLSPQIFPSTQPANIPKHFAKCASALVCTSENFCNSIGVLSDTAVELSPMEAAFRVPLTDCLQAENGSPGKCCRDPNYVDPWPVNLAGVCATRNKRTKPTGVKDLDANFAEIPWQAMILRESSKTLICGGAIIGDQFVLSSASCVNGLPVVDIRVKAGEWELGSTNEPLPFQLTGVKTIDVHPDYDPSTNAHDLAIIRLERRLEFASHIQPICISDEDPKDSEQCITSGWGKQALSIHEEGALMHVTDTLTQARSECGADSSSVCSATKFDSCQFDVGSALACGSGSNVRLKGIFAGENSCGEGQIVRFAKPDIKWINTAFAEKNKPLLLKRF; via the exons ATGACTGTTTCAAAGTTTAGGGAGCGGCTCGCCTTATTTATTACACTGGCAGTGGTCGCCTCTGCCAGTGGTGACTACCAGGCTAACATGTTTCTAAACGGGCAGTACCAAAACGGTATCAAGGATCAAAAGGCGAACCACCTTTCAGTAAATCCCTCGACGAACGTGTTCCTTAACCACGCCATCATCAGCAGGCAAGCGTCGCCGTTCCAGGGCCCAACCTATCTCCCTCCCAAGGAATTCCTGAAATGCGCCCCCGGTCAGCAGTGCGTCCGCAATGGTCAGTGCCTGAACGGATTTTTCGGCCAGCAATTACCTAAGATTCAA AACTGTGATCCGGAAACCACTGTATGCTGTACCTATAGGGCTCCTGCCACCACGACAACAACCACTACTCCCGTGCCAGTGGCAGTCTGTGACCACGACTCCGACTGTGTGACTCCGGAGAACTGTCGGAACGGCGAAATTAGCGCTGTAAACTACGTAAAGAAACAAGGA ACCAATCACTGCCCTGCGCCTGATATTTGCTGTCGCATACCCTCGACAACGCTGACGGAGGATGGGTATATTTTCAACCTACCGAAAAAAATCTTTCCACTCCCGACGAAACCAACAGTGCCCGCCGTGCACTCCACCCAGGCGCCGTTTCGCCCAGAAGCAACGGCTGCGGTGACAGCTAATCGACCCACCATTGAGTATCTGCCGCCCTCCACCACACAGCATCCCAGTTACGAGAACGTCCAGACGAGCCGACGACCAGTCTACTTGCCACCATCCCCGGCCCCCGAGTCGGCCAGCAGTCTCATCCCACAAATCAGGCCTAAAACGGAGCCACGCCCCCAACCGACGCGGCAGCCTTCGAACGAGTATCTGCCGCCTGCAGTCGCTAACGAGATTCCTCGGTTCGAGCCTGACCACTATCCGCAGCCATCAAACGAAAAGCCAATCTACCGCGGAGAGGACCTACTGTCGCCTCAGATCTTCCCCTCAACCCAGCCAGCTAATATCCCAAAACACTTTGCCAAGTGCGCCTCAGCCTTAGTGTGTACCTCTGAGAACTTCTGCAATTCCATCGGAGTGCTTTCTGATACTGCCGTAGAGCTGTCCCCCATGGAGGCGGCTTTTCGAGTGCCCCTTACCGACTGTTTGCAGGCCGAGAACGGTTCCCCCGGCAAGTGCTGTCGTGACCCTAACTACGTAGACCCCTGGCCCGTTAACTTAGCCGGAGTGTGCGCGACAAGGAACAAGCG TACAAAGCCCACGGGAGTTAAGGATCTGGATGCAAACTTTGCCGAAATCCCCTGGCAAGCAATGATCTTGCGCGAGTCAAGCAAGACGCTTATTTGCGGAGGAGCCATTATCGGAGACCAATTTGTTTTAAGCTCCGCCAGCTGCGTAAATGG CCTTCCGGTGGTCGACATTCGTGTCAAGGCTGGTGAATGGGAGCTGGGCAGCACGAACGAGCCTCTGCCGTTCCAGCTGACTGGTGTCAAAACCATCGATGTCCACCCCGATTACGATCCTTCGACAAACGCCCACGACTTAGCCATTATCCGACTCGAGCGACGCTTGGAGTTCGCATCGCACATCCAGCCCATCTGCATAAGCGACGAGGACCCAAAGGATTCCGAGCAATGCATCacctctggctggggaaagCAAGCGTTGTCTA TCCATGAAGAGGGCGCTCTAATGCACGTGACCGACACTTTGACGCAAGCGCGCAGCGAGTGTGGTGCCGACTCCAGCAGTGTGTGTAGTGCTACCAAGTTCGACTCTTGCCAATTTGACGTAGGAAGCGCACTTGCctgcggcagcggctcgaACGTCCGCCTCAAGGGAATCTTTGCCGGTGAGAACTCCTGCGGAGAGGGGCAGATAGTGCGTTTTGCCAAGCCGGACATTAAGTGGATTAACACGGCGTTTGCCGAAAAGAACAAGCCGCTCCTATTGAAGCGATTTTGA
- the LOC120458647 gene encoding uncharacterized protein LOC120458647 produces the protein MGASNRILQVAVCASVFSLICFIIAFSTPYWLVTDGSLQNPRFTNLGLWEVCFNNFQDIHRFFDNPFNGCLWVFEEEYYIIHDFLLPGFYISVQLFATLCFVMCLVVIPLTAAFLRTSRDDDRYMVLLLAIGSCQVVGSVFGFIAVVTFGAKGDSRDWMPGWQNNDMGWSFALGVVGAVLLLPAGVLYLVEARRERYKRLNEISNREISEYGDEYYQNQVSAAALPTAPSPYQSSFASEPSRPRRPQQNISAVQGGIQTDI, from the coding sequence ATGGGTGCGTCCAACCGCATTTTGCAAGTTGCCGTCTGTGCGTCCGTGTTTTCCttaatatgttttattatCGCGTTTTCCACGCCCTATTGGCTGGTTACAGACGGTAGTTTACAAAACCCGCGATTCACAAACCTAGGCCTATGGGAAGTTTGCTTCAACAACTTCCAGGATATACACCGATTTTTTGACAATCCCTTTAACGGATGCCTATGGGTTTTCGAAGAGGAATATTACATCATACACGACTTTCTCCTGCCTGGTTTCTACATATCCGTTCAACTTTTTGCTACGCTATGCTTTGTAATGTGCCTTGTTGTTATACCACTCACTGCAGCATTTCTCCGTACATCTCGCGATGATGACAGGTATATGGTGCTCCTGCTGGCGATTGGATCATGCCAGGTTGTAGGCTCTGTTTTCGGATTTATTGCTGTGGTCACTTTTGGCGCAAAGGGAGATTCTCGGGATTGGATGCCTGGATGGCAGAACAACGATATGGGTTGGTCATTTGCCCTGGGCGTTGTTGGCGCTGTGCTGCTACTGCCGGCTGGGGTACTCTACCTGGTAGAAGCGCGTCGGGAAAGGTACAAGCGCCTAAACGAAATCAGCAATCGGGAGATCAGTGAATACGGAGATGAGTATTACCAGAACCAGGTATCCGCTGCAGCGCTTCCGACTGCTCCGTCGCCATATCAATCCTCTTTTGCATCTGAGCCAAGTCGTCCACGGAGACCTCAACAAAATATTTCCGCTGTACAAGGAGGAATTCAAACAgatatatga